A portion of the Chlamydia avium 10DC88 genome contains these proteins:
- a CDS encoding sulfite reductase flavoprotein subunit alpha, with translation MQFSEKFDFREAFLTSRKLLSHCCDSNISDSIETEGHVYQLFFKIKDRPITYKVGDSLGVLPNNPEHVVDKVLESLGYSPQQSVTIQNSSITIYEFLRTQANLDKFSGKLKSFFSPEASSGSLYEAICREKPKIPINLFTQALLPLLPRFYSLASSPECNGEELELLVRLVSYPGLYEQHYGVCSFFLCKELEINTSCKVFIQPTKHFTLGAQLKNKPLIMIGAGTGIAPYKAFVQQRIVTGDSGKNILFFGERFKKANFYYQDFWEYASTQQLLDVFLAFSRDGEKKVYVQDLLKEHQDLILKTFEEGASFFVCGSKVLGQDVKKVLEDILGKTQLTQLKNEHRYVIDVY, from the coding sequence ATGCAGTTTTCAGAAAAATTTGATTTTCGAGAAGCATTTCTTACATCGAGAAAGCTTCTCTCTCACTGTTGCGACTCCAATATCTCCGATTCCATAGAAACAGAGGGACATGTCTATCAATTATTTTTTAAAATAAAAGATAGACCCATTACCTATAAAGTAGGAGATTCTCTAGGAGTTTTGCCTAATAATCCCGAACATGTAGTAGATAAAGTTCTAGAATCCCTAGGGTATTCTCCTCAACAGAGTGTAACAATACAAAATTCCTCTATTACGATTTATGAGTTTTTACGTACCCAAGCGAATCTAGATAAGTTTTCTGGGAAATTAAAATCTTTCTTTTCCCCTGAGGCATCTTCAGGGAGTCTTTATGAAGCTATTTGTAGAGAGAAGCCTAAAATACCTATCAACCTATTTACTCAAGCACTTCTACCTTTATTACCAAGATTTTATTCTTTAGCATCTTCTCCAGAATGTAATGGAGAGGAATTAGAATTACTAGTACGCCTAGTTAGTTATCCTGGACTATACGAGCAACATTATGGAGTATGTTCCTTCTTTCTATGTAAAGAATTAGAGATAAACACATCTTGTAAGGTTTTTATCCAACCTACTAAACATTTTACTCTTGGAGCCCAGTTAAAAAATAAACCACTAATCATGATTGGCGCAGGTACAGGAATAGCTCCGTATAAAGCTTTTGTTCAACAACGCATTGTAACCGGGGATTCTGGAAAGAATATTCTCTTCTTTGGTGAACGTTTCAAAAAAGCAAATTTTTATTATCAAGATTTCTGGGAATATGCCTCTACACAACAACTTTTAGATGTATTTTTGGCATTTTCTAGAGACGGAGAGAAAAAGGTTTATGTACAAGATCTATTAAAAGAACACCAGGATCTTATTTTAAAAACCTTTGAAGAAGGAGCAAGTTTCTTCGTCTGCGGAAGTAAGGTCTTGGGGCAAGATGTAAAAAAAGTTTTAGAAGATATCTTAGGAAAAACACAGCTTACCCAACTAAAAAATGAACATCGTTATGTTATTGACGTTTACTGA
- the ispF gene encoding 2-C-methyl-D-erythritol 2,4-cyclodiphosphate synthase — MNSKNPSLPKPQWIYRVGIGQDSHRFLPESSAKPCILGGVIFENYPGFQANSDGDIVFHAICNALSSVTHRIILGEVADELLHTRGITDSSVYLSEAVKSLKPNQMISHVAITIEGNRPHFLSKLSTMRQSIASVLQIPSSSVGITATSGEGLSDFGCGDGVQCFCVLTVMEHCDQ, encoded by the coding sequence ATGAATTCAAAGAACCCCTCATTGCCTAAGCCACAATGGATCTATCGTGTGGGTATTGGACAAGACAGTCACCGTTTTTTACCTGAAAGTTCGGCTAAACCCTGTATTTTGGGTGGGGTTATCTTTGAAAATTATCCCGGTTTTCAAGCTAATTCTGATGGAGATATTGTATTTCACGCTATCTGTAATGCCCTTTCTTCTGTTACGCATAGAATTATCCTTGGAGAAGTAGCTGATGAACTTCTACATACGCGAGGAATCACAGACAGCAGTGTTTATTTATCTGAAGCTGTAAAATCTTTAAAACCTAATCAAATGATCTCTCACGTAGCTATCACTATCGAAGGTAACCGTCCTCATTTCCTCTCTAAGCTCTCTACTATGCGTCAAAGTATTGCTTCTGTATTACAGATTCCTTCCAGTTCTGTTGGGATTACAGCTACTTCTGGAGAAGGTTTGAGTGATTTTGGTTGTGGTGATGGGGTACAATGTTTTTGTGTTCTTACAGTGATGGAGCACTGCGATCAGTAA
- the rpmA gene encoding 50S ribosomal protein L27, which produces MAHKKGQGASRNGRDSESKRLGMKVGAGQRVSTGSILVRQRGTKWHPAKNVGRGSDDTLFALVDGIVSTRKTNRTYISVLPE; this is translated from the coding sequence ATGGCACATAAGAAAGGTCAGGGAGCAAGCCGTAACGGTCGTGATTCTGAGTCAAAGCGTCTAGGAATGAAAGTTGGTGCTGGACAAAGAGTTTCTACAGGCAGTATCCTCGTAAGACAAAGGGGAACAAAATGGCATCCTGCTAAGAATGTAGGTAGAGGAAGTGATGATACCCTGTTTGCTTTAGTTGATGGTATTGTTTCTACTAGAAAGACAAATCGAACTTATATTTCTGTTTTACCAGAATAA
- the fusA gene encoding elongation factor G, whose amino-acid sequence MSNQEFDLSAIRNIGIMAHIDAGKTTTTERILYYAGRTHKIGEVHEGGATMDWMEQEQERGITITSAATTVFWLGCKINIIDTPGHVDFTIEVERSLRVLDGAVAVFDAVSGVEPQSETVWRQADKYGVPRIAFVNKMDRMGADYFAAIESMKEKLGANAIAVHCPIGSESQFVGMVDLISQKAYYFLDETLGAKWEEREIPEDLKEKCDELRYALLEELATIDESNEAFMMKVLEDPDAITEDEIHTVMRKGVISNKINPVLCGTAFKNKGVQQLLNVIVKWLPSPLDRGIIHGVNLKNNEEVCLEPKKDGPLAALVFKIMTDPYVGRITFLRIYSGTLKKGSAILNSTKDKKERISRLLEMHANERTDRDEFTVGDIGACVGLKYSVTGDTLCDESQEIVLEKIEVPEPVIDMAIEPKSKGDREKLAQALNALSEEDPTFRVTSNEETGQTIISGMGELHLDILRDRMIREFKVEANVGKPQVSYRETITKNGNSETKYVKQSGGRGQYAHVCLEIEPNEPGKGNEIVSKIVGGVIPKEYIPAVIKGVEEGLNTGVLAGYGLVDIKVSIVFGSYHEVDSSEMAFKICGSMAIKEACRKAMPVILEPIMKISVTTPEDHLGDVIGDLNRRRGKILGQESSRGMAQVNAEVPLSEMFGYTTSLRSLTSGRATSTMEPAFFAKVPQKIQEEIVKK is encoded by the coding sequence ATGAGCAACCAAGAATTCGATTTAAGTGCGATTAGAAATATCGGCATTATGGCACATATCGATGCAGGAAAAACGACAACGACAGAAAGAATTCTTTATTATGCTGGGAGAACACACAAGATAGGTGAGGTTCATGAAGGCGGCGCCACCATGGATTGGATGGAGCAGGAGCAGGAGAGAGGGATTACAATTACTTCTGCTGCGACAACCGTTTTTTGGTTGGGTTGTAAGATTAATATTATTGACACTCCAGGTCACGTAGATTTTACTATTGAAGTAGAGCGCTCTCTCCGGGTTTTAGATGGAGCTGTAGCTGTATTTGATGCTGTATCAGGAGTAGAACCGCAATCGGAAACTGTTTGGCGTCAAGCGGATAAATATGGAGTTCCACGAATTGCTTTTGTTAATAAGATGGATCGTATGGGAGCTGATTACTTTGCTGCCATAGAATCTATGAAAGAGAAGCTTGGAGCAAATGCAATAGCTGTACACTGTCCTATTGGTTCCGAAAGTCAATTTGTAGGAATGGTAGATCTAATTTCCCAGAAGGCATATTATTTTCTAGATGAAACTCTAGGAGCTAAATGGGAAGAACGCGAAATTCCTGAAGATCTCAAAGAGAAATGTGATGAACTCCGCTATGCTTTACTTGAAGAGTTGGCCACTATTGATGAAAGTAATGAAGCTTTCATGATGAAGGTTCTTGAAGATCCTGATGCAATTACTGAAGATGAAATTCATACAGTTATGCGTAAAGGGGTTATTAGCAATAAAATTAACCCAGTTTTATGTGGAACGGCATTCAAAAACAAAGGAGTGCAACAACTTCTTAATGTTATTGTTAAGTGGTTGCCCTCTCCCCTAGATCGTGGAATTATTCATGGCGTAAATCTTAAAAATAATGAAGAAGTATGTTTAGAGCCTAAGAAAGATGGGCCTTTAGCAGCTCTTGTGTTTAAAATTATGACTGACCCCTATGTTGGTCGTATTACCTTCCTCCGCATTTATTCTGGGACCTTGAAAAAAGGATCTGCTATTCTCAATTCAACAAAAGATAAAAAGGAACGCATCTCTCGTTTGTTAGAAATGCATGCTAATGAAAGAACCGATAGAGACGAGTTTACTGTCGGAGACATCGGAGCATGTGTGGGATTGAAATACTCAGTAACAGGAGACACTCTTTGTGATGAAAGTCAGGAAATTGTTCTAGAGAAAATAGAAGTCCCCGAACCTGTTATTGATATGGCAATTGAGCCGAAGTCAAAAGGAGATAGAGAGAAGTTAGCACAAGCTCTAAACGCACTTTCAGAAGAAGACCCCACGTTTCGTGTTACTTCAAATGAGGAGACTGGGCAGACAATTATTTCAGGAATGGGTGAGTTGCATTTGGATATCCTTCGTGATCGTATGATTCGCGAGTTTAAAGTAGAAGCGAATGTAGGTAAACCTCAAGTTTCCTATAGAGAAACGATTACTAAAAATGGAAATAGTGAAACGAAATATGTCAAACAGTCAGGTGGTCGTGGGCAATATGCTCATGTATGCTTAGAAATTGAACCAAATGAGCCTGGCAAAGGAAACGAAATCGTTAGTAAGATCGTTGGAGGAGTTATCCCTAAAGAATATATCCCTGCTGTTATTAAAGGAGTAGAGGAGGGATTAAACACAGGTGTTCTTGCTGGTTACGGTCTAGTTGATATTAAAGTTAGCATTGTATTTGGATCTTATCACGAAGTTGACTCCAGTGAAATGGCATTTAAAATCTGTGGTTCTATGGCAATTAAGGAAGCATGTAGAAAAGCAATGCCGGTTATTCTAGAGCCAATTATGAAAATATCAGTAACTACTCCTGAGGATCATTTAGGTGATGTTATTGGTGACTTAAATCGTCGTAGAGGAAAGATCTTGGGACAAGAGTCTTCTCGAGGCATGGCACAGGTAAATGCCGAGGTTCCCTTAAGTGAGATGTTTGGTTATACTACATCCCTAAGATCGTTAACTTCCGGAAGAGCAACTTCCACTATGGAACCGGCATTTTTCGCTAAGGTTCCTCAAAAAATTCAAGAAGAGATTGTTAAGAAGTAG
- the rplU gene encoding 50S ribosomal protein L21 — protein sequence MEPYAIIQTGSKQYQVRQGDVIDVELLDGISEGGEIVFEQVLFTFDGSKASLGTPTVSRALVKGELLSRIRGEKVIAYKYKRRKNYHRKIGHRQNYLRVRINSLVM from the coding sequence ATGGAGCCTTACGCAATAATTCAAACAGGGAGCAAGCAATATCAAGTGCGTCAAGGAGATGTGATTGACGTCGAGCTTTTGGATGGGATCTCTGAAGGAGGAGAAATTGTTTTTGAACAGGTGTTATTCACTTTTGATGGATCTAAAGCTTCTCTAGGAACTCCAACAGTGAGTAGGGCTCTAGTAAAGGGAGAGCTATTATCCCGAATTCGCGGAGAGAAAGTTATTGCTTATAAGTACAAGCGTAGAAAAAATTATCATCGTAAGATTGGTCATCGCCAGAACTATCTTAGAGTGAGAATTAATAGTTTAGTGATGTAA
- the rpsJ gene encoding 30S ribosomal protein S10 has product MKQQKQKIRIRLKGFDQQQLDRSTADIVETAKRTGARVAGPIPLPTKREVYTVLRSPHVDKKSREQFEIRTHKRLIDILDPTGKTIDALKMLALPAGVDIKIKAA; this is encoded by the coding sequence ATGAAGCAGCAAAAACAAAAAATTCGTATTCGTCTGAAAGGATTCGATCAACAACAATTAGATCGGTCAACTGCAGATATTGTTGAGACTGCTAAAAGAACAGGTGCTCGTGTTGCAGGTCCTATTCCCTTGCCTACGAAAAGAGAAGTATACACTGTATTACGCTCTCCTCACGTGGATAAAAAGTCTAGGGAGCAATTTGAGATCCGCACGCATAAGCGTTTGATAGATATTTTAGACCCCACAGGGAAAACTATAGATGCCTTAAAGATGTTAGCTCTTCCTGCAGGAGTTGATATTAAAATTAAGGCAGCATAA
- a CDS encoding metal ABC transporter solute-binding protein, Zn/Mn family, translated as MCKLFLTLFLFLCSPALLQGNAEIKHSVLVSIAPYKFLVEQIAEDTCDVFSIVTNNHDPHTYEPPPRHMEKLLQAQLWFRMGETFEKACAVNLSCPQVDLTQGIQVIPSYTGCSHNFQSFDTHTWLSPKNLKVQVTTIVQALSTHFPDHAALYRSNGDKLLAALTTLDEEIQQITLQAKQRHILVTHGAFAYFCRDYNFFQHVLGKNPHTEPSPKDIVRAAQNIRQYGISSIILLRHGEKRSSALLAERFKVNRILIDPYEENVINNLKTIAITFTNL; from the coding sequence ATGTGTAAACTATTCCTTACCTTATTCTTATTTTTATGTTCTCCTGCATTACTACAGGGAAACGCAGAAATAAAACACTCCGTCCTTGTTAGCATTGCTCCCTATAAGTTTCTAGTAGAACAAATTGCTGAAGATACTTGTGATGTTTTCTCCATAGTCACGAATAACCACGACCCTCATACCTATGAACCTCCACCACGTCATATGGAAAAATTACTACAAGCACAACTTTGGTTTCGCATGGGAGAAACTTTTGAAAAAGCTTGTGCTGTCAATCTTTCCTGTCCTCAAGTTGATTTGACACAGGGAATTCAAGTTATCCCCAGCTATACAGGATGCTCTCATAACTTCCAAAGTTTTGACACACATACCTGGCTTAGCCCTAAAAATCTTAAAGTTCAAGTAACTACTATTGTCCAAGCCTTGAGTACACACTTCCCCGATCACGCGGCTCTGTATCGAAGTAATGGGGACAAATTACTAGCAGCTCTTACAACTCTAGACGAAGAAATTCAACAAATTACCCTACAAGCAAAGCAACGGCATATACTAGTCACCCACGGAGCCTTTGCATACTTCTGCCGCGATTATAACTTTTTCCAACATGTCTTGGGAAAAAACCCTCATACTGAACCCTCGCCAAAAGATATAGTCAGGGCTGCCCAAAATATCCGCCAATACGGCATTTCATCTATCATTCTTCTACGTCATGGGGAGAAGCGTAGCAGCGCATTACTTGCCGAACGTTTCAAAGTGAATAGAATCTTGATTGATCCCTATGAAGAAAATGTAATAAATAACCTTAAAACCATAGCGATAACATTTACAAATCTATGA
- the rpsG gene encoding 30S ribosomal protein S7, with product MSRRHAAERREIPADPIYGSVTLERFINKVMLHGKKSVARRIVYSALERFAKKLGTDNVLEAFEEALENAKPLLEVRSRRVGGATYQVPVEVAPERRNCLAMQWIIKHARAKPGKSMEVGLAAELVDCFNKQGTTIKKREDTHRMAEANKAFAHYKW from the coding sequence ATGTCTAGACGGCATGCGGCTGAGAGAAGAGAAATTCCAGCAGATCCTATTTATGGGAGTGTGACTTTAGAAAGATTTATTAATAAAGTCATGTTGCATGGCAAGAAAAGTGTCGCAAGAAGAATAGTGTATTCTGCTTTGGAAAGATTTGCTAAGAAATTAGGTACAGACAACGTTCTAGAGGCCTTTGAAGAAGCTTTGGAAAATGCGAAGCCTTTATTAGAAGTGCGTTCTCGTCGCGTTGGTGGAGCTACATATCAGGTTCCTGTTGAAGTTGCTCCAGAAAGAAGAAACTGCTTGGCTATGCAGTGGATTATTAAGCACGCTAGAGCGAAGCCAGGAAAGTCTATGGAAGTTGGGTTGGCTGCCGAGCTTGTTGATTGTTTCAATAAGCAGGGGACTACAATTAAGAAGCGAGAAGATACACATCGCATGGCTGAAGCAAATAAAGCATTTGCTCATTATAAGTGGTAA
- a CDS encoding metal ABC transporter ATP-binding protein yields MTIQMRVKELSFRYEPKSSWIIDNVSFTIHERDFIGIIGPNGGGKTTLALLMLKLFTPTKGTLEIFPNTSHSKDLIIGWVPQHFSYDFDFPISVIDVVLLGRLSFLPWYGKYSKLDLQAAESALETVGLLSHKDRCFSHLSGGQIQRVLLARALASHPQLLILDEPTANIDPENQQRILQILQKLNSSCTILMITHDLHHTTSHFNKVFYMNRTLTTLTNTPNISQEFCCHSFKNKADI; encoded by the coding sequence ATGACAATACAAATGCGTGTTAAAGAACTCTCTTTTCGCTATGAACCCAAAAGTTCATGGATCATTGATAATGTTTCTTTTACTATCCATGAAAGAGACTTTATTGGCATCATCGGTCCCAATGGAGGGGGAAAGACAACACTAGCTTTGCTTATGCTAAAATTATTCACTCCGACTAAGGGTACTTTAGAAATCTTTCCTAATACATCCCATTCTAAAGACCTGATTATTGGTTGGGTCCCCCAGCATTTTTCTTACGATTTTGATTTCCCAATTTCTGTTATAGATGTTGTCTTATTAGGAAGACTTTCTTTCCTTCCCTGGTATGGGAAATACTCCAAATTGGATCTTCAAGCTGCTGAATCTGCTTTAGAAACCGTAGGTCTTCTATCACATAAGGATCGATGTTTCTCCCACTTATCGGGAGGACAAATCCAACGTGTTTTACTTGCACGAGCTCTTGCTTCCCACCCCCAACTATTGATTCTTGATGAACCCACAGCAAATATTGATCCAGAAAATCAACAGCGTATTCTTCAGATCCTCCAGAAACTGAACTCTTCATGTACTATTCTTATGATTACTCATGATCTGCATCATACGACAAGTCATTTCAATAAAGTATTTTATATGAATCGCACACTAACTACCCTGACAAATACTCCAAATATCTCCCAAGAGTTTTGTTGTCATTCTTTTAAAAATAAGGCAGACATATGA
- the obgE gene encoding GTPase ObgE, with the protein MFVDQITLELRAGKGGNGVVAWRKEKYLPKGGPYGGNGGVGGSIVIESATNVYSFESYRNLRFLQAEDGQSGATNNRSGRNGKDLVLTVPEGTLLRDLETREVLHDFTQHGDRLVICRGGRGGKGNTFFKTSTNRAPTKATPGKPGEIRRVELELKLIADIGLVGFPNAGKSTLFNTLTSAEVKVGAYPFTTLHPVLGLVPRQEKYHKPWILADIPGIIEGAHINRGLGLDFLKHIERTRVLLFVIDVSCRERSSPEKDLRILMNELIHYRSDLVEKGRIIALNKIDDLLPEEQQEQLEKFQRLFPEETFVMVSGLSGEGVHLLHSLFAKRLIV; encoded by the coding sequence ATGTTTGTAGATCAGATTACTTTAGAATTGCGTGCAGGCAAGGGTGGCAACGGTGTCGTAGCTTGGAGAAAGGAAAAATATTTACCCAAAGGCGGCCCCTACGGAGGCAATGGCGGTGTCGGAGGCTCCATTGTAATTGAGTCTGCAACAAATGTTTACTCCTTTGAATCCTATAGGAATTTACGTTTTTTACAAGCTGAAGACGGGCAGTCAGGAGCAACAAATAACCGTTCAGGGAGAAATGGTAAGGATTTGGTTCTTACAGTTCCTGAAGGAACCCTACTGCGTGATCTAGAAACTCGTGAAGTTCTACACGACTTCACTCAACACGGTGATCGCCTAGTAATTTGCCGTGGAGGTAGGGGAGGAAAGGGAAATACCTTTTTTAAAACCTCTACCAATCGTGCTCCTACCAAAGCAACTCCTGGAAAACCCGGAGAGATACGACGGGTAGAACTAGAACTAAAATTAATCGCAGATATTGGATTAGTAGGATTTCCTAATGCTGGAAAATCAACCCTATTCAATACACTAACTTCTGCAGAAGTTAAGGTGGGGGCTTATCCTTTTACGACTCTCCACCCCGTGCTAGGCCTAGTTCCTCGTCAGGAGAAGTACCATAAGCCTTGGATCCTTGCAGATATTCCAGGAATTATTGAAGGGGCACATATAAATCGGGGGTTAGGATTAGATTTTCTTAAACACATAGAAAGAACGCGAGTTCTATTGTTTGTAATTGACGTTTCTTGTCGAGAGCGTTCCTCCCCCGAGAAGGATCTACGCATTCTTATGAATGAATTAATTCATTACCGCTCGGATCTTGTTGAGAAGGGAAGAATCATTGCTTTAAATAAAATTGATGATCTCCTTCCTGAAGAACAACAAGAACAATTAGAGAAATTTCAAAGATTATTCCCCGAAGAGACTTTTGTTATGGTTTCTGGACTTTCTGGAGAGGGAGTGCACTTATTACATAGCCTTTTTGCAAAAAGACTTATTGTATAA
- a CDS encoding metal ABC transporter permease, with protein MISFFPALLFPALLAALEASIVGGVVGTYIVAKRIVSISGSISHSILGGIGFTLWIQYKCNLSFSPIYGAVLGAIVLAICIGKIHLKYREREDALISMIWSVGMAVGIIFIAQLPTYNTELVNFLFGNILWVTTRDLYSLGILDVLVLTTAAICHTRFLALCFDEKYMTLSRHSVQTWYFLLLVLIAITIVMLVYIMGVILMLSMLVLPISIACRFSYKMTHIMLISTILNVVCSYSGIFLAYILDFPVGATITLVMGLAYTISLFAKRLCNKCTPSPESPETITKVSSGNNL; from the coding sequence ATGATTAGTTTTTTCCCTGCTCTACTTTTCCCTGCTCTACTTGCAGCCTTAGAAGCTTCTATTGTAGGAGGAGTTGTTGGAACTTACATTGTTGCAAAACGTATTGTTTCCATCAGCGGGAGTATTTCACATTCTATCCTCGGAGGAATCGGATTTACCTTATGGATCCAGTATAAATGTAATCTATCCTTTTCTCCAATCTATGGGGCTGTATTAGGAGCTATTGTCCTTGCTATATGTATTGGGAAGATCCATCTTAAATATAGAGAACGCGAAGATGCTCTCATTTCCATGATCTGGTCTGTAGGTATGGCTGTAGGTATTATATTTATTGCTCAACTCCCTACCTATAATACAGAGTTAGTAAACTTCTTGTTTGGAAATATTCTTTGGGTAACTACCCGTGATCTCTATAGTTTAGGGATCTTAGATGTCCTTGTTTTGACCACAGCCGCAATTTGTCATACACGTTTCCTTGCGCTTTGTTTTGACGAGAAATACATGACACTTAGTCGTCATTCCGTGCAGACATGGTACTTTCTCCTACTCGTTCTCATAGCAATTACTATCGTCATGCTAGTTTATATTATGGGAGTCATTTTAATGCTAAGCATGCTGGTATTACCGATATCTATAGCGTGCAGGTTCTCATATAAAATGACGCATATTATGCTCATTTCTACCATACTTAACGTTGTCTGTTCCTATTCTGGAATCTTTTTAGCTTATATTCTAGATTTCCCAGTAGGAGCAACAATTACTCTTGTAATGGGTTTGGCTTATACAATAAGTCTTTTTGCAAAAAGGCTATGTAATAAGTGCACTCCCTCTCCAGAAAGTCCAGAAACCATAACAAAAGTCTCTTCGGGGAATAATCTTTGA